Proteins co-encoded in one Cygnus olor isolate bCygOlo1 chromosome 6, bCygOlo1.pri.v2, whole genome shotgun sequence genomic window:
- the RND3 gene encoding rho-related GTP-binding protein RhoE, whose translation MKERRASQKLSSKAVMDPNQNVKCKIVVVGDSQCGKTALLHVFAKDCFPESYVPTVFENYTASFEIDTQRIELSLWDTSGSPYYDNVRPLSYPDSDAVLICFDISRPETLDSVLKKWKGEIQEFCPNTKMLLVGCKSDLRTDVSTLVELSNHRQTPVSYDQGANMAKQIGAATYIECSALQSENSVRDIFHVATLACVNKTNKNVKRNKSQRATKRISHMPGRPELSTVATDLRKDKAKSCTVM comes from the exons atgaaggaaagaagagcGAGCCAGAAGTTATCGAGCAAGGCGGTGATGGATCCCAACCAGAACGTCAAGTGCAAGATCGTGGTGGTGGGAGACAGCCAGTGCGGCAAGACCGCGCTGCTCCACGTCTTCGCCAAGGACTGCTTCCCCGAG AGCTACGTGCCCACCGTCTTCGAGAACTACACGGCCAGCTTCGAGATCGACACGCAGCGCATCGAGCTCAGCCTCTGGGACACCTCCG gctCTCCTTATTATGACAATGTCCGTCCGCTTTCTTATCCTGACTCTGATGCCGTCTTGATCTGCTTTGACATTAGTCGGCCAGAAACTCTTGACAGTGTGCTAAAAAAG TGGAAAGGTGAAATCCAGGAGTTTTGTCCAAACACCAAAATGCTTCTGGTTGGTTGCAAGTCGGATCTGCGCACGGATGTAAGCACACTAGTAGAACTTTCCAATCACAGGCAGACACCCGTGTCCTATGACCAG ggTGCAAATATGGCCAAACAGATTGGAGCAGCTACGTATATTGAATGCTCAGCCTTACAGTCAGAAAACAGTGTCAGAGACATTTTTCATGTTGCCACCTTGGCGTGtgtgaataaaacaaataaaaatgttaaacgAAACAAATCGCAGAGGGCAACAAAGCGAATTTCACACATGCCTGGCAGGCCAGAACTTTCTACAGTCGCTACAGACT